A segment of the Mercurialis annua linkage group LG4, ddMerAnnu1.2, whole genome shotgun sequence genome:
GCTTCCGAATGATACATAAACCACTGATGATTCTTGTTTCGAGTCGAGCCATTTTGTGTACTCTTTCGATGTTTGAAAAAGATCGCCTCCGAATGAAGTGTCAGACGGATCTTTCCCGTCAAGATAAGCAGACGGAAGTAACGGCCCAATTCCGGCGAGACTGAACTTGTCATTACCGATAGCTTGTAATGCTTCAGATTCTAATGCATCAAAAGTATTGActagtattttaatattattttgtttactTAGTAACTCTATCTGCTCTTGAAATGTTGACAGTATAGCAGGGTAAGTATTAGGCGGAAGTACAAACGTCGGCAAGTCACGGCTGACGAATGCCGGAAGCTTTCCCGGTAACTGAACGGCGTAAGAAGGGTCACTACATTTAGCAAACTCATCTGCATACCCATTGAAGTAATAGTAATAGATTCCGAGAACAGTAGCGGGCTGAATCCAAACAAGTGTCCATGGGAGGTGATGAGCACGCGCCACCTCGGCTGCCCAAGGAAGTAATAGCGTGTACGCCAAGCAAGTGAAGGGCTTTCCTTCATTGGCACTAGCAATGATGAGTTCGTTTATCGTCTCTGATCCCCGGCGCTTGAGCTCCGACATGTACTTGATACGGTCGTCTTCGGATGTAACGCCGTCGTCATACCCGTCGGAAAATGTAGCGAATGTTAAACCGTCGGGGAAAGAGGCGTTGGTCATGCGACGGGCGGCGGATACACAAGTAGCGAGAGTAACGCGAACGCCGATGCGTATTAAACGCTTGGCGAATTGGAGAGCTGGGTTGATATGTCCTTGGGCTGGAAATGTTATCAGAAGAAAGTGAGCTTGTGCTTGAACCATttctagagagagagagagagagtgatGCGGAAATCTAGAGAGAGAGAGGGTATAAGAGATGATTTGGAT
Coding sequences within it:
- the LOC126679515 gene encoding phloretin 4'-O-glucosyltransferase-like — encoded protein: MLFKCIQIISYTLSLSRFPHHSLSLSLEMVQAQAHFLLITFPAQGHINPALQFAKRLIRIGVRVTLATCVSAARRMTNASFPDGLTFATFSDGYDDGVTSEDDRIKYMSELKRRGSETINELIIASANEGKPFTCLAYTLLLPWAAEVARAHHLPWTLVWIQPATVLGIYYYYFNGYADEFAKCSDPSYAVQLPGKLPAFVSRDLPTFVLPPNTYPAILSTFQEQIELLSKQNNIKILVNTFDALESEALQAIGNDKFSLAGIGPLLPSAYLDGKDPSDTSFGGDLFQTSKEYTKWLDSKQESSVVYVSFGSLSVLSKKQMEEIAGALLTCNRPFFWVIREDPNPNQEKEKEEDNELSCRKELEEKGMIVPWCNQVEVLSHPSVGCFVTHCGWNSTTDGLVCGVPMVAFPQWTDQGTNAKLIEDVWKSGVRVARNGEGIVESEEIKRSLDLVMGDGEKGEEIRKNAEKWKILAKDAVMEGGSSDINLKAFVDQVNGTDC